From one Streptomyces sp. SCSIO 30461 genomic stretch:
- a CDS encoding DUF6412 domain-containing protein, translated as MAQPLVLLLFILVEVFLSEGIGLSVAVALAATAAAGAALVVCALVLSQSVPPVPRTRIRTALRDREQRTAFLPQRDPDASGRIRPRAPGRSCTTAA; from the coding sequence ATGGCACAGCCGCTCGTGCTGCTCCTGTTCATCCTTGTCGAGGTGTTCCTTTCCGAGGGCATCGGTCTCTCCGTCGCCGTCGCGCTCGCCGCGACGGCCGCCGCGGGCGCTGCCCTCGTGGTCTGTGCGCTGGTCCTCTCGCAATCGGTGCCGCCGGTCCCGCGGACGCGAATACGCACAGCGCTACGGGACCGTGAGCAGCGCACCGCCTTCCTGCCGCAGCGCGACCCCGACGCCTCGGGCCGCATCAGACCCCGGGCTCCGGGCCGTTCGTGCACGACGGCCGCGTAA